In Alicyclobacillus macrosporangiidus CPP55, a single window of DNA contains:
- a CDS encoding SOS response-associated peptidase family protein, translating to MTCGKGVIAIRRTHKWGLQPGAWDGGSPTAIKWRLKLKPDLRRLVERKRCIVPCTGYYEWHRNTKDPFHIRVQSSDLFGLAAIYDTGESPAGPVSTYSILTCEPNFALSALHNRMPVILKPADYDLYLDPCRAQL from the coding sequence ATGACATGCGGAAAAGGGGTCATTGCAATTCGGCGAACTCACAAATGGGGTCTTCAGCCTGGCGCGTGGGATGGTGGAAGCCCGACGGCGATCAAGTGGAGACTGAAATTGAAGCCTGATCTGCGGCGCTTGGTGGAACGTAAACGGTGCATTGTGCCCTGTACGGGATACTATGAGTGGCACAGGAATACGAAAGACCCCTTTCATATCCGCGTCCAAAGCAGCGATTTATTTGGCCTTGCCGCGATTTACGACACGGGCGAGTCGCCTGCTGGTCCGGTTTCCACGTACAGCATACTCACCTGTGAGCCGAACTTCGCTCTCTCAGCCTTGCACAACCGAATGCCCGTGATACTCAAACCGGCCGACTACGACCTGTACCTGGACCCGTGCCGTGCACAGCTTTGA
- a CDS encoding MarR family transcriptional regulator, giving the protein MIRIAVVGSKKMVEQVSFLNTNTRVQIDSYVYETPEQSAELVHEALSSHAILFTGPVPYYFARPILENAATPAEYVAFDEFAFLLTIQHMREVLGVHTQRLSIDIPRKQVVYNVFDEIGVESTGVFVKEHETAKVSEQHRFDDEWVAFHETLWRSNKTEFALTSVQSVYEKLYRLGVPCLRLIIPKKNIVDALQRAIAKAELVISQFSQIAVGIITVHAANESGGDADRKLHENVHERLLAFCRRMNASVTQTKPGNFVVYGTKGGIQQITRHYTTVPLLNDLWEWTDVVVRVGFGFGITAKEAEEHARIALYHSEQENRHSAYIVTEDKKVIGPIGQNATRTFQLQSQNEQILSIARHANISVSSVTKIMDFIALRNNHVFTASDLAQYLQLSKRSAERVLKKLVERGYAEVCGEEQPYQRGRPRSVYRLLVNPWIVRS; this is encoded by the coding sequence TTGATTCGCATTGCTGTTGTTGGGTCAAAAAAAATGGTCGAGCAAGTGTCCTTTCTAAATACAAATACCCGTGTGCAGATCGACTCTTACGTCTACGAAACTCCGGAGCAAAGCGCTGAGCTCGTTCACGAGGCGCTCAGCAGTCACGCTATCTTGTTTACGGGACCAGTGCCTTATTATTTCGCACGACCGATATTGGAGAATGCGGCCACTCCTGCGGAGTACGTGGCTTTCGATGAGTTTGCTTTTCTGCTGACCATACAGCACATGCGCGAAGTCCTTGGTGTTCATACACAAAGACTGTCCATCGATATTCCCAGGAAACAGGTTGTGTATAACGTATTCGATGAGATTGGCGTGGAATCGACCGGTGTATTCGTGAAGGAGCATGAAACCGCGAAAGTATCCGAGCAGCATCGATTTGATGATGAATGGGTCGCCTTCCATGAAACGTTATGGCGGTCCAACAAGACGGAGTTCGCTTTGACGAGCGTTCAGTCGGTGTACGAAAAGTTGTACCGTCTTGGAGTTCCTTGTTTGCGACTGATCATCCCGAAGAAGAACATCGTAGACGCACTACAGCGCGCAATTGCAAAGGCGGAACTTGTCATTAGCCAGTTTTCGCAAATTGCCGTGGGTATTATAACGGTGCATGCAGCGAACGAGTCCGGTGGAGACGCTGACAGGAAATTGCACGAAAACGTTCATGAGCGTTTGCTTGCATTCTGCCGCAGAATGAACGCATCCGTTACCCAAACCAAGCCGGGTAACTTTGTCGTCTATGGGACCAAGGGCGGAATCCAGCAAATAACCCGTCATTACACGACGGTTCCGTTGTTGAATGACCTCTGGGAATGGACCGACGTGGTTGTTCGGGTTGGTTTTGGATTTGGCATCACGGCCAAAGAAGCAGAAGAGCATGCACGTATTGCACTATACCATAGTGAACAGGAGAACCGTCACTCCGCGTACATCGTTACCGAAGACAAGAAAGTCATTGGACCGATCGGCCAAAATGCGACACGCACATTCCAGTTACAGAGTCAAAACGAACAAATTTTGTCGATAGCCAGACATGCCAACATTAGCGTCTCGAGCGTTACCAAAATCATGGACTTTATCGCTTTGCGAAACAATCACGTGTTTACGGCAAGCGATCTCGCTCAATACCTGCAATTGAGTAAACGTAGTGCAGAAAGAGTCCTCAAGAAGCTCGTAGAACGAGGTTATGCTGAGGTTTGCGGGGAAGAACAACCGTATCAGCGGGGTCGCCCCCGTTCTGTGTACCGTCTCTTGGTAAACCCTTGGATAGTCCGCAGCTGA